The Deltaproteobacteria bacterium genomic sequence GACGAAAGATCAAGCATTCGCGCATTGCTAGCTAAGCTCGATGAAAGTCACAGAATTGTTTTAGCAATTGTCGATCGGCGAAAGGAGCTTGTCGCAGGACAAATGGGCGAGCTTCATCATCGCGGGAAAGCCCTGAAATCGTATTTAGACAAGTACCCTGCAAGGATAACGATTGCTGGGAAGCGCACAGGTTAGCCTGAGTTTTGAGGTGAGGGTCGTTGGACAAATGATTTCTTCCAAGAAAAGACTAGTAGCTGTTCTGCTCCCCGCAATGTTTCTGCCGTTTGTTGCCTCGCTTTACTATTTCGTTTATACCGAAGACGCTTTTGCGCGCGTTCTCTATGTATTGGCTAAGTCGTTTACTGTTCTTTGGCCAATCTTAGCGTTTAGATTTGTTTTGCGAGGTGAGTTGTCGAGATTTTCTTTAGGGGATTTTGATCGGAAAACAATGTCTGAGGGCGTGGCGTTTGGTGCGCTAGTGGTGTTGGGAATGGTCTTGTTGTGGCAAGTGTTTTTTTTTGATTTGGTTAGCCAAGCGACGCCGCGCATAGCCGTTAAGGTAAGGGAGCTAGGAGTTAGCGATTACTACCTCGAGTTTTCGCTATTCTTGTCTTTAGTGCATTCCTTAATTGAAGAGTATTATTGGCGATGGTTTGTCTTTGGTGGACTTCTGAGGGTTACTAGTAGTCCGGTGATGGCACATGTATTTGCGGGAGCTGCGTTTGCGGCGCATCATGTAGTTGTGCTTTCGCGCTATTTCCCTACTTCGTGGGCCTTGGTTTTTGGTTTTATAGTTGGGGCTGGAGGGATATGTTGGAGTATGATGTATTTAAGGCATAAGAGCTTAGTTGGTGCATGGATCTCTCATGCCATGGTAGATTTGGGCATACTTTCAATTGGCGCCTATATACTCGAGGTTTAGTCCCATATGCCAGATGTATCGACACGCAATTGGCCGAAGTAAAAGAAATTGCTAGAAGAAGCCAAAAATTAGCTAGTTTATGTAACTAGCGAGGAATTTCGCGAATTTCCATTAACGACGTCGTCCCCGATTTTTTGGCCCTCAGTCCGGCTGTTACCACAACGCGAGAGCCGGGTTTAAGGCCAAATTGATCTCTTACTGTAATCATAGCTGAAACTACTTCTGCCTCTGTCATGTGTTCCTCGTGGATGGAAAATAGAACTGGATAAACTCCCCAATAGAGCGCCATTCTAGCAAGCACCTTTTTTTCCGACGTTGCGCCAAATAGAGCTTGTTGCGGTCGGTATTTTGCGACTAGTTGTGCAGTATGGCCCGATTGCGTGCATGCTAGAATAGCCGATGCGCCAACCTTGTTTGCAGCACCGCAAGCTGCATAGCAAATGGCATCTGCTA encodes the following:
- a CDS encoding CPBP family intramembrane metalloprotease, yielding MISSKKRLVAVLLPAMFLPFVASLYYFVYTEDAFARVLYVLAKSFTVLWPILAFRFVLRGELSRFSLGDFDRKTMSEGVAFGALVVLGMVLLWQVFFFDLVSQATPRIAVKVRELGVSDYYLEFSLFLSLVHSLIEEYYWRWFVFGGLLRVTSSPVMAHVFAGAAFAAHHVVVLSRYFPTSWALVFGFIVGAGGICWSMMYLRHKSLVGAWISHAMVDLGILSIGAYILEV